The following nucleotide sequence is from Glycine max cultivar Williams 82 chromosome 9, Glycine_max_v4.0, whole genome shotgun sequence.
GACATCGAAATTAGCTACTGGTTCAAAAGGCCATTGTGCAGGTATTCATTCTCACCTTTTACGAATTCATGTTTCTTTGCATTATTGCATATTTTTAAACCCTTTACTTTTTTCAACCGTTATCTTTTCCCGaaacttttacttttaaaatctcTACTTATCGTTTGTATCGAAATTACTatcaaattaactttaaaatcaaaaatacaattataaaattaacttacaaATCATTATCCAATATTACTATAATTATCTGTGGttatcattataaaaattaaaattattatatatattaaatcttAAACAGGAAACAATGCTAGGCACTAGCTAAGAGATGTGGATAGGCCCAGAAGCGGATTCATACACCAACCCAGGAAACGAGACCAGGCTTGGGGACATTTTACAACGGAAACTAAAAACAACGCTATTCCTGTGGTATTGCTATCACCACTCTCAAAAATACGCTCTCCCTCCATTTACCATGGAAACCACTTCAGCAATCTGTGCTAATTTATTTTCTGCGATTTGGAACAACCTTGGATACTTCTCCTTTAATACACAGTTAGACACCCATCCATCCACTGTCAAGCCAGAACAAAGTGTTTTCCCCATTTTCCGCCACTCTAATGACCACCTTCATTGCAATGCAGAAGCCTCCATTTTAAATCACGAATATGCATGCCAATTGCAAACAACGACAAAGACGAACAGAAACTAGAAATTTTCAAAtgactaaaaatagaaattaacttgtttatttattatcaagTCCGTGGCAAGGAACTCAACATGAGAATTACCATATATGCAGCAAAAGCATAAAGTAGTTCATTACACTTATTCATTATGCTTTAATCAGTTTTGTTATCAATTCAATAATTAAGCCCGCAGGAACTTCACTTTGTATGGTTCAGAACTTAGTGCAAGACGCTTGCCATATTGATCCTGGTATATTCCAATATCACTGCATGGATAACTGCAATCGTTGCACACACTTGGACAGTAGACCAACTTGTAAGCATCCTCATACTTCTCAATCTTGAACCAATTCGCCATGGTTTGTGAACCGGGGTTGCCGAAATCACCACCAGTAGTCACAAACCACTGTGATGTTGAATAATCATAGTCCTTAAGCTTCCACACTGTGGTCTGTGGACAACTTGTGGCAACGGGGAAATAGATGTTGAGATCAGTGGAAACACGAATGACACCTTTGTTAAAATTAACAGGTGTAAAGATCAAAGGCTGGCCTTGGTAACCATCAATAGCTACAACATCAAGTGGGCAATCTGCACCTGTGCTTGCCATATCAAGGCCACCTAAATCGGGGGAAGCCGGAACGATGTAGTAACTCGAACGAGCTCGAACTATCTTCCCTGATGTGTCCAGCACTTGCTCAGGTGCAGGACCAGCTGCACCAAGAAGTGCCTTTGTGCTCAAGGCAACTATAAGGACCAATGTTACCAATGTCATCTTCATTTTTCTGATTTTAGTTTTGTGTTTTTGTAACTTGTGATGGatatggaagaagagggagATTTATATATAGGTCAGGGTTTGGTCTAATACATGTACCCATGTGCACCAAAGTCATGGATTTTCGCTTATACAATTGGCCTATAAATTAAGATTCAAGTTTGTCAGCAAGATTTGGAAAGTTCCACATAATCTGATTGGCTGGACTATAAGATTCAGATGAACTTCGAGGTTTACACACAGTCATTAAGTGCCTAACTTCTTGTATCATCGATCAAGTAAGTCTGCTTCGTCTGTTTAGTATGTAAAAGTATAAGGAAGCACACAGACTagtgcattttcatttttttaattaacgaattttccctttttatagattaactttttctttttgtcttccAATTTAATTAGGCAGGTGGGGGCAGAAAAAGATGTCGATATTCAATCTGATAGCAATCAAATCTTTAGCCCTCCTCTCTCAGAAATCCAACGTTTTGAAGACAACCATGAATTCTACATGCAGTATTTCTTATAACCTTTAATAACTGATTTTTCCATTACTttacttgtaatatatatatatatatataataagttttgtAAATTAAAGTTTGTTGACTTCATtgaattttctatatatattacACTATTGAATTATAGGAACATTAAAGGGTGACAAATTCCATTCTTTTCATAGAATTCATTGAGTTTTTATAGGTGACAAATCCTATGATCTTAGAACTTTAATTacttaataaaattgtttttctgACGTACAACTATTCCAAAAGTTCGTTTCGCAGCGCACAGAGCTAGAATGGCCTGcattttacaatatatatagtAGATACACTTGAAAATAACAAGAAATAACAGAAGCATAAGTCGACAGAGAGTAAAAATTCTACTACACTTAATCAAGTGCTTTGGCGCTCTCACTTTCTTACATCTTCAACAGGAGAACCAAATACATAGAAGATGACAGTAAAATCATAATTAACATGTGACTCAATATATTCAATAGCAGAAACAAATTCTTCATATATTCAATGTAAAGGAATATTCATGTCAAACAAACAAGGAAGTATAAATATGTATTACCTGGTTGATAGCACAAACAACAGGGACATTAATGTCAAACAAGGAAGCATAAATTGCTTCTTTAAGCTGTTGTCTTGATACTTTGGCTGATTCGGTATCTGGAATGAAGAAATAGATTAGCATTGTACATCGGAAATCATATAGGAAGGAAAACTATgtattatttgttgaaattataaGAGTTGAAATGGAAAGTCCAGACTGTGTCCAGGAATAAGATTGTCGCTAAGAACACGTCTAGAGAATACCACAGTGACAAAGGGTTGTTTTTCTCTGAtacagaaaaaccaaaaaacaacTATGTacaacaaagaaataaaataaatatgatagcTGAAGTTAAAACTGAAAATTATAACAGTTGGGTTAAAGTTCTTAATTTAAATGTTgtactcatttttcttttcttattagcACCACCGCAGTATATCATAAAATGTAACTGACCATCATAATGGCATATTGGTACAGAAACAATAACTGGTTGTTTATTCGGTTTCACTGCATCCTGCCAACAACATAAAACGAAACAAATGAGAAACAATGCTTTTTTTAATGTATCTATTTATATTCAGAAGTATTGCAAAGATAATCATTGACAACTACATTTTGCAAGAGAGCAATTATCTTCACTTCCTAAGATGCATCGAACCAAGCTATGCAAAGTATCTAGTACAATACCATGTCATAGACCAACTATCCCAAAAGCTGAAGATTTTAGATGAAGACACGTGATTGGTTTTTTATTACatctttaacaataaaacacCACCACTCTTAAAAGTCAATCATCCAAGAAACACAACTTAGGCCTTTAATGATAAGCGCAATCTAGTAGCATATACCTCATTGGGGGCACATTCAATATTCTTGATGCAGCTAAGAAAATATCAGGAGCAGGTTTCAAATTCTCAAAAGCATCTGCAGAAACAATTGCATCGACCctaataaaacaaatacaattGTAAAATTAAGAGCAAACTTTATAGAGGGAACTGATGGTGTCAAGTTTCTCTTCTTTGCCACAACCATTCTGCATCACAATGTTGTTAACATAAGCATAACAAAAGTTTAAACTAGCATCCAATACAATATTATATAGGAAGAGACTTTATCTGTTTCTAGGGATATTTCCACATACTTCGTTAAGTGCTCCACTCTTCGTTTTTTGTGGTGTCTCCTTTTTCCTCTGCACAGTCATTTGATTTGAGGGACATAGatagttaaattattaaaagaatgaCCAAAAGTTCTACTCAAGCATTTAGTCCACATTTTCTCTACAGTTTGTCAAGTGGCCAAGATAATTACTCAAATGCTGTGTGGTGTTGACCAGAAGGTAAATTTTGCAATCGTATTAAATCTTTggattgataagaaaaaaatgtccaTTTTGCAAGATTTTACAAGATAAAGCTATTAGCAGTAGTGTTCATCAAAACGAAAGAGCTATTAGCAAAActattattaattgttatatatactGAGTACTGACTAATAATCTTCTGAGTTCTGATGTTTTGTGTATATAAACACACACAAATTGCTATGGCAAACAAACCTTATCTTTCTATAATTAAGGTCAGAAGCTTCAAAACGAATCAAGCAATAAAGGGAATCAAAAATCTAATGTATGATTTAGAGCACAATAACTCTATTTAATCTTGAAATAAATGGCTACCTGAAATAGTTGATGTTATAGATCCATATCTTTCTTGACTTTTCCTCTGCAAAATTTAGCCAGAATAACCCATAATTTGTTGTAGAAGTCAAAATCTCTTGGTAAAATCATAATTCTAATGAAAATAGGTTACCATCTAAGAACAGGTTATACCTTCTGATCATCTTATATATTATCCATTATCTGTTCTCTGATACCTGCATTTCATAAAAACatttagtttaataaaaataaaattgacataggtagaaatttaaataatcaaagaacatattcatttttttttacctaatatGATTTTTGTGTACTAAGTATGATTATATACTAAATCAGGAGTAATTGTGGGGGTGGGGGATGGGGCTTCGAGTTAGTAGTCATTGCTTTGATGCATTGGTTTTCACATGAAATGCTACCAAATTGAACTGATTTTAATTTCTGAGCATAGAATTACACTTACATCCATTATACTTTTTCCAAAACTTGATATTTAAGCAAGATGCTAAAAGAATGGCCCAAAGTGGGGCAACTCAAGCTTATATCAATCTTTGGTAGACTTCATACAACTggcaaaaaataatcaattatgaaTATGATGCAAGTGCAGTGAATAATGATTTAGCCATTTAGGCAAACTAATGCAACTCCATCATCATGTAATATTTATACCTCTGACTCTATTTTGAGTATTTTCTGAACTGCTACTCACTCCCACTGGTTTCCACGAGCTTTCGCAAAGATTTTGATTTGAATTGTTGGGATCTTCACAGGCATCCTAACCAGAGGAGATTACTGGTGCAACAACAGAGGATTCACTTTGAGAAGGTTCTTGGGAAGCATTTGAAACGCACCGTTTCActtaagagagaaaagaaaaaataaagcccACCCCCTCCATCAGTTTATAATTACTCCCGAGACCCCTCCCCCATTTTCCAAATTCCTTCTTCCTTTTCAATAACCCACCCCACATCTCTTAAATCCTATTTCTTCTTCCCAAATTTTCATCTCTCAAACTTTCACTTATCTTCTTCCATTGTTCCAAAATTTGTCAAGCTTATTGCATCCTGGTGTCTTTTCCAAGCACAAGAAGGtgattgaaaaaaaaggaaacaccactcatttccttaaattttttatttgatctctTTAAGGTAAAAATTTATAACCCATTGTGTTAGATGAGTATTTTATAGCATTAATTAGTTATGGGTTGTGTGAAGAGGATTAGAAACTAAGTATTAGGGATTATTATGGTTTCCTCAAAACCCTAGGTTTGCTAAAATTGGGGATTCTCTCTAATCTCTTGTTCTCTTATCTTAAATGCCTAGATCCTGCGGAAAATAGGGTAATTGATCCTCCCAACAGTATTGAAAAACATTGATTGCATTATTTATAGTGAGTAGCTAATTTATTTAGCGacatttttttaagttcttttAGGAGAagcaagtaaacttcaaaatatatatattctttggtgatcttgaaatttattttgagattttgatatgatatataaagatgaatgttggattattttctattttatttattgtgagttcttgattgattgtcgtttgctacaacgaagagataatgtagtcTATAAGTCAATTTTTCAtagtatatgtatatttgtcgtttgctacaacgaagagataatgtagtcTATGAGTCAATTTTTcatagtatatttatatttgtcgtttgctacaacgaagagatgATGTAGCCTATGAGTCAATTACTcatagtatatttatattttccgTTCAATGCAACGGAGAGATAATGCAGCCTACAAGCTAAATGTTATAGTTATATAATTACCGTTCACCACAACGAAGAAATAATGTGGTCTATGTGCACATAGTGGAATGAAAGTTTGATTATAAAGTTATTATTCTTAAATAccagtttatgagtagttctgaaattatatattttttagtatattgatttttaaaagcaagttgtattttatttatttatttatttatttatttattgtcattttaaatttctttggaAGTAAAAACTCGTGCTATGTTGTGCTCTCCTTCCTGTTCGCTTTGTATTTTATGCTCTCACTAAGTCTTTGTGACTTatcctcttattttattttcttagataCACAGATAGTGGAGTAACTGACTTCCTGAGATTTGTTGACTTACTGTTAGTcgccttatacgactaacttttgcatagaaattattttccaaaacttaTATAGTACctcaatttatggttgttttggagtaatcttgtaaataaatcttgttttatggttaaagtcGTCTttagaatatgtccattggatttaatgatgaaatctgtgcatTTTCAGGTAAAAAAGAGGCCTCATGAAGTGcaaaaagtgacagttgagcttagctcagcaattgggctaagcgtgcatccaccgctaagtgcagcttcagcgcgcttagcgcgaaggagaatctggcagagcatcgGCATCAAGGttacgcgctaagcgcgacatTAGTGCGCTAAGCACAGCAGGtgccttcagccaggctcaACGCATGACTGGAGCTAAGCTTGAATCCACTTacctgcgctaagcgcaacgttgtgaattcagagcctatttaaagcctgtcttgtgcagaattagggtacacatTTTTTTGACACACACTTTTACAgacttttggacaaattgtagGCAGAAGAAAGGGCATAGATTTcagagcacaccacagtgcctatttggagaaaagagccctagaagcatcaagaggagcagcttgtgcattgaaacctaggttttgtaagattattattgtttgggtttctttgtaatggaGGGCTAagcaccctagttggggatttctaatgaacagttgatgcaaatacctaatatctaattgattatgttttctgtgttcaatgcttccttcaatgcttaatgtttgtatgcttttggtctgatcatccatttgtatgcatagttaggtgactttagcattgggaaatgtattgttgccttagaacttgattgaagcaggatcgaaacttaatcttacaagagggatctacggattaagttttggttttaattatgctgttacaataatgttgtttagtctaggcctagtcttacaagagggatctgcggacgaagcttaggctaaattaggctaaactttcatAAGTtgcttgagctgagtctagtcttacaaaagggatctgcggacgaaactcagtttaagttagtctaaacctaagagggttgTCTCAATTGGgcttagtccaacaagagggatctaaggacaaagcttggattgattcggcCTGACGAGGGattgaggtttagtaatttaggctacaacatagaacacaagagcatgattgattagagaaacatatttatatgcatcaacttgtttgtgagaaagacccaacatttctacctactactgtcacttttacttactttgcattttatagatttagcataaaagtttagtttaaattctgtttgaaattatcaatcatacatgttctctAAACAATGCTTCATTTCTTAACTTAATTCAAGCTAACGTTAGTTCtttgtgttcgatactcggattcatctattttaatttttaaatacttgatgatTCGGTGTGCTTTTCGgcaaaccggatttcccttgaatatatttgaatgaagaaaaagtggaacaaaaagcaactacaggggaaatccaacactTACCCAAGAATTTGATTATCTTTTGGTAGGCCTCCATTGCGTCCGATGGATATTTTGTTTATGACTCCAATATAATGCACCTTTAGGGATAAGGGTAGCTAGTAATAGATTTAGAGGGAAttcctttattttgaaatttaagtgATTCTCTCTTATAAGTATGTTGATGATGTACTTATGATGGTatgatgattaatatttataatcaaCAGTGTTCTTAGTAGATATTTTGGATAATATGTTAAGGGTCTGTGTTATGACCCAAGACCTTGATATTAAATGGATGGaatgggatatatatatatatatatatatatatatatagagagagagagagagagagagagagagagagagagagagagagagagagagagagagagagagagagagagagagagagagagagagagagagattggtctagatatattatgtgtTCTTTTACAGGTTATTTAATATAGGGTAGGCTAGCCAGACTAAGAAAATCATAATCTGTGTGCCAGTCATGGTCCAAGGGTGGGTCGTGACAGCATTTCCCACATATGCTTGGTTTGTCTGATTTGCCAAACCATCTGACACAATGTAAACTCCTGGATTCTTAATTTGACCAATAGAGGCTCCTTGAAAACTTATTGGCTTTTGATGACTCCAATTTTCTAATCCTTCATGAAAACCATTTTGGAAAAGAGGTTCTTGAGAACCATAATGTCCATTTAAGCTATCTGCTGCAGCTTCTCTCTCAATCTCCACTTGGTTGCCGAGTCTCTTGTGTTGTTATGTACCCTTTAGCATACTTACACAAGATGAGACTTCATCTTCATTAACCAATTAATGAGTGTGGAAGGTAGATAAAGATGAGTTGGATGGAGAAATGAATGATCCCTTTTGGCTTGGAATCTCGGTCATAGTAATGTAaccaaaacaattaaaatgtgcaatttcttgttttgtagtGTCCACACCATGCTGAGGGGCCATGCTCATAGATTCCATTCCTGGTTTTGTTTGAGAATTTTGCATTTCAGTATACCTCCGCCTGCAAAGAAAGCCAAAGAAATTACTAGCAAACAGATGAGTAGTAACTCACAACAGCAACAAAGAAGTAGAAATCTAAAACATGAGGATCTAGTAATGAAGAGACCAACAGATAAGCTAATATAGTGCAAGGAGGTCACTTGAAGTGTCTCTTGTAAACATGATCTTGAAGAACAAAAGTATACAAGGTGTGGAAATGGTACCGCAATTTAGAGGATCCGCTTCTTGTTACTCTTTGATCACTAAGAAACTAGGCCTGCATTAATAATTAGAAATTGAATGACCATGAAGCTTTGTTGAACTAAGGCTTTAGCAAAGAGTTTACAATATACAAACCTTGTCCAGAAACAGGTCAGTACTAGATTGCAGTTCTCTATTAACATGATCTCTGGTTAGCATGACTTCAGTTTTGTTGAACTACACAATGTTCAAAAGACTAAGCAGCTGAAAGTAGTGAGGGGAGATTGATAATGAAAACTTTTCtagtaaaaatcaaattcagtaGGATGCAATTTATCTGAATCATGAACAATGTAGCTAGGCAATGAGATATGAGTTTTGAGggaattttcatttcattttgatCAGATGAACTGTTAAGTTCagcatcttgtacatgacaactTGCCAACAGATTTAATATGCTAGCAGTCAATTGATCTAGAGAAGCCAGAGAAAAAGAATCTGCAGGAAGAAATTTTGTAGCTGAAGTAGTAGGTTTGTCCATTGAAAGCTGgttattgataaattttattgtatCCTCAATTCTTTCAACCTTACTTTCTGTCTATTAAATTTGACATTGCCTGCAATGGTTTTTATGACAAATTACAATCAAAGCACAACACTAGATTATTGTCAGctagaaaattgaaaatgatatcCTAAGAAAATGTcgtgttattaatttatttggttGAAAGGCTCATTAAGGAAGATATGGAAATCCTATCATAAAAGTGAACCTTTAAATAGATCTGTCAGTAGGAATATTTTCATGAATATTTTTGCTCAAACTTACCCTGTATTCTTgttatatattaatcaaatccttaatctttttatatttttatccatcCAAGTGAAATTTTCCCTAAAAGGAGACATAATAGACCTTTTATAGATGGTGGCCCAACTGTGACTATCCTGTGCAGTGTATACAGTTcatgttaattataaaaatgagaaaaacatGAAGATCGATTATTTGGCTTTAGCAGTAAATATTACTCCATAAATAACTGAGTATTAAGTGCTTTGTTTTCTTTAAGTTTGTAACATAAAATTGACTCTGAATGTCCCATTTACTAATTAGAAACAATTAGCTTCCTATCTTTACCTGTGTGGCTAGAACAACCATTGTTCTTGCTTTTCTTCTACTACTTTCGACAATCTCAGCTATATAACTTTGAGATATAGATTCTTGGTTGTGGCAAGCCAAACAATTTGAAGAGCTGGCTGGATCACATGGATCATCAATATTAGCCTTGGGCTTTAATGACAAAACAGAGGAGCTTGCTTGATATGTGTTGCGTTGCCTCAAGCAAAACAAGGTAGAAGAATCCTGCAAATGTGCAATAAACTTATGCAATTGTAAATTACTGCAATGAGAAGGTGTATAGATAGACAATATTGAAAATTCATGTCTGTCATGTCTAGTGGTATTCTTTTATACCTTTATTACCCTTAAGTGGGAGGGTTTGTGAGTACATGGAGGGTGGAACTCAATAATAATGGAGATTGTGTGGGAAGGTGTGATACTCTCTACTccgatatacatatttatacaATAAAGTATATGAAAATACgaaattacataaaatgagattttattttctaagcatAAAAGAGTTCACATGGGTAAAGGATTCACATTTACTTCACtgttatcaaataaaacttatcaaaaatatttttggctcaaaataaggttgttcaagtttacaaaagaacttaagttaagcaacaaaataaaatatagtaaaataacatgtttaagacatcatgtaattaaaataaaaatctatgtctcaatgtcacatcctatcaaagtATTATGTCTTAACATCCTCTAGCATAagattccttaaagcaattcacctagttaTCTGCTCCCGCAAACACAAGGCCCACGATCATCACATGATTCAGATATAAACAACacatagggagtgagttatcatattTCTAAACAGGTAGAGATAAACGAAagcacatatatacatataatataagtataacaagcaCAACTTAGCACAATTCGCATCATTTTACCACTCATAGCATAATGTCACTCGTCCCCAagaatttaatcataaatcacaTTCCACACTTTCTCATTAATCACATGTTCAGAACAACACATCTCTAATACAACAAAACATCCCACACTCACACAATTCATTATCCACCATCACGtaacaagtcacaatgatcattccacaagcattatgcaacagatatattaagactcaatcttatatgTAATGTGATAcaatgtcagtgaaaaacaacaccagGGCGCCtaagagtacataacaagacacatcacacaatgggtatgtcaggccactctcactaagtgaactcataaggtgaccagtcagggtcactttattttacccccaaggcctagactccgaagaatccatTAAGGTCTCagcttcctgattcaggtccaacccttaaaataacttttgcatgcagacactactaatgaattatataatattcaCAACCTCACACTTAGTttcaaaacatgtttaacataatgcgttacaatttaacacctcaggTTCCTAACTTCAAACCCTACACTTTCCcaggttcctaacttggaaccctGCATTTTCCTTTTAACACATCGCGCAtaaaacacttttctcaagataaacacCAACctagttattgtataattcacaatcAAAACATaagtaatatcacatcaatCAAGAATTAACCACACACTCATTCGCAACCATATCCCATGTCTATAATTTAACACCTCCCAAcgtcacaaattaacacatgctcacttatactcaatctaaatcataattcaaaatatacaaatagtATTACATATATAAACATACATGGTATATAAATGACTAAACACACATATATTCAAATCATGAATTTATGAAGtgaaatataatcaaacaaaacTACATCATGGATTCACTAAAACTTTCGAAGAACCTTATAGTTAAATAGACTTTGaccaattttaaagaataacaaTATGAAACAACATATAAACTCAtactaaatattaaaactaaaacaataattgATAATGTCATTTGGTTTGCCTATTCTAAttccaaattataatattaattccaaactatattaaaaaaaacccctaaaaagcatgaaaaggggaaaaataaaaaatcaatatctcGCTCCCTCTTACGGAAAATCTCTCCttacttaattttatcaattcatgctaattataaaataccaaatttCTAGGTTTCACACCTAACACAAGAAcgtatcaatttcacaacagtTTCACATTGAGATATCAATTGGTCCGTCAAACACAGTCAGTTCGCAAATAATAGAATAAGAacataattgaaattcataaaacaatccaaaataatccaaaatttATCCTGTAGAGATCTCTATATATGTTCATTTTAATCCCCAAGAGTGggtaactcatctcttacctctaagtgggctcaCGTGCGTAGTCCGACAGTGATAACGATATCTCTagtggttccctaagattcaTGAAGTTTTTCCTCTTGTTGTTTTGTTAGGGTTTCTAAGCattagagaaaagaagaagagattGGAGTCGtagggtttccaagcattagagaaaagaagaagagattGGAGTCGTAATTTCACTGTCTCCGTGCTAGGGAAGTTTCTTTCTCCATAGACATTAGTTTGCAAATCC
It contains:
- the LOC100778241 gene encoding miraculin codes for the protein MKMTLVTLVLIVALSTKALLGAAGPAPEQVLDTSGKIVRARSSYYIVPASPDLGGLDMASTGADCPLDVVAIDGYQGQPLIFTPVNFNKGVIRVSTDLNIYFPVATSCPQTTVWKLKDYDYSTSQWFVTTGGDFGNPGSQTMANWFKIEKYEDAYKLVYCPSVCNDCSYPCSDIGIYQDQYGKRLALSSEPYKVKFLRA